AAACAACTCGACTGCGGTTGGAATGTGATTAATGAtcgataataaaaatataaaaaatacaaattcaaGATAATACTTACCCATTGATAGAGAGATCATAATCTCGAAATTTCTCCTGGCGCTGCCTTCAACACACATTTGTTGTGCTTGAAGCTGGTGAGTAATAAAGAAACTGGGGAAAGAAATTATTAgtgttacatttttttttcaaattgtcgTGTGACGCaagaatcaaagaaaagaaattggacCAACCGAATGATGCTGAAGAGTACCAGGTAAAACACTTTGGCCCAAAATATACATTCGATATAGacgataaaggacaaagtgtccggctagggatgcgccaccaccttcacttcaattcagaattatttgaggtttacgaacgtgtaactggcccatacgacgacttgcggtggctagccgatgagtcaagtcagtgtttttatcctcccagacaagtctggaaccaatttgtcgaccccggagagccgaaagacttggtttgcaTAAGGGCTgcttcgaacctctgatcgatcatgcagacagcggaacctcttgccgactgcgctacaccgctcCACACGTTCGATATAGATCAACCAATCGCTGCTTGCTCCTCTGCGCGCTCGGTCGTACGTACCTGGAGACTAATTGAGATAAACTGGAAATCGGCTACTATACAAGAGCTACTTAGATTCTGGCTAACATCTGAGATAAGAGCCAACGTGCTGTGAGAGGTTGGCAAAGAATCAGTGAGATCTAGGTAGAACTACCTACGTAATGAAAATTACAATACCATGcataaacatttttaaaaaaccgaCAGTGGCTGGCGGTACGACACCCTCGTCCACCTTTGCCCACTCAGTAATTCCTCAAAAAGGAAGGTTTCCTCAAAACCTTCGTGCAAATAGATTTTACTCGTTGAGATCTATTGTATTTGAatatgtatagtagggtcaaaaccatatgaagctcggtgcagttgcgtaaggtggagcgtagcggttaggatcgattTAGGGTTTTTGCTACCACCATTCTCCACTGCAATTCGCGACAGCCTCGCCTCGATTCCAGCTGTCTTCTccagcgccgcttcgagcccTGCCGCTTACGCTGTACTGtgcttcacttcatttcagcaTATAGTGTGTGGAAATCTAGGAAGCGTGCAAAATAACGTTCGGAAACTGAAACGTATGCCATTAAGTGAAAGTTGAAGTTTATTTCGAGCTACTGAACAATATTAATGCTGAAAACAAGAATTAGTTTATATCAAATTAAGTCTTTTATTTTGTCTACTTCAAAGATATTACTGAGagctttaaaaatgttttttttcttttgtcgatTTCCAGCAATTCTAACATAGAAAATGGAGGACGAGAATGCTAGAAAAATAGATACTAGAAATAGTGTTGAAGCAAAAAGATGGACTCCTTTTGTCTGCTGGGATCTCACAGTAAAATATAATTCTGTAAAGTTTACAGGTTGCCATTcgtaccaagaaaaaaatgtttcttttcaactttgAGCATATATTAATCATTGGAGAGTTCACAGACAGAACTTTCTGTCTTGTTTTTGTGGTGGGTGAAATATActaccattttgaatttcaatgaaatctGTACACGCTTATATCTTTAATGCTAGGAACATCAATGTCGATAAGTTCCAAGTTTTGGTGGTAGTCTCTGATTGCGCTTCCTTAAACTTTTATGTGGCTATTGATGGGTGGAATCCTTTTCCGTGTTTCATTTTACAACTACTTGCAAGTTTCAAGACGTATCACCACGTTTGGCTGCTCACTGATTTCCATTTGGGGGTGAGTGTCAAGCTATCCAAGAGTGTGAGTGTGATGCCATTACCCTACAGATGATATCTGAAACTAAAATGATAAGAAGTTTTTATCATGATATATCACCATCATAtctatatatcatgatcatgatcatgatatataataacgggcttattctgtcacgtgtgtgtgtgtgtgtgtgtgtgtgtgtgtgtgtgtgtgtgtgtgtgtgtgtgtgtgtgtgtgtgtgtgtgtgtgtgtgtgtgtgtgtgtgtgtgtgtgtgtgtgtgtgtgtgtgtgtgtgtgtgtgtgtgtgtgtgtgtgtgtgtgttttttttttttttttttttttttttttttttttttttttttttttttttttttttttttttttttttttttttttttttttttttttgtgtgtgtgtgtgtgtgtgtgtgtgtgtgtgtgtgtgtgtgtgtgtgtgtgtgtgtgtgtgtgtgtgtgtgtgtgtgtgtgtgtgtgtgtgtgtgtgtgtgtgtgtgtgtgtgtgtgtgtgtgtgtgtgtgtgtgtgtgtgtgtgtgtgtgtgtgtgtgtgtgtttgtgtgtgtgtgtgtgtcagtcacgaaattcaaaagggggtgcgacgggtccaccggcgccgagTGAATGCCTCGAATCAAAAGAAGGTGAGGTCCCACCGACCTaaacggcgccagatagcctatagaagggggtgcgacgggtccacccggcgtcagAGGGTTGAGGGGTGCGCGGGTCCTCGGCGCCAGATAAAAtagggtgcaacgggtccacccgaCGTAGGGTTGGTGCGCGGGTCCCTCGGCATATCGCCTTacaagggggtgcgacgggccccCCGCGTCGGCCTATGGTCGccgcgccagatacctatagaagggggtgcgacgggtccatcggcgccagatagccctaaaaaggaggtgcgacgggtccacgcggcgtcagatagcttgCGCGGGCGGCCAGATACtatggaaggggtgcgacCCACGCGTCACCTGGTGCGCGGTAAACAaagctatagaagggggtgcgacgggttcacccCAGATATCCATAATCAAATGGGGGCACCGTTCATTGGTGCAATAACTCAGGATGCAtttcgcaaaagataaatggtgcAAGCCGTTTCAAAACCATGGCCACtcggcgctttgctcttcaccttcatGATGCCTCCcgtgtgcatatttccttctttgtttgcctcaagtttgtagcatcccgttctcagaaagtggaaacactcaTGAAACGGCTGCtcaaatagtagcaggatgattacgtgatctgacgtggaacgttatctttatcagtaggatgatgtctttcacgtaattttatgttaaaacatcattctatgataacCATTGAGGggaatcaggaggaatactcatacttcgagtaatgctttcaaatagtatctacattaatctcgcatcgaaggagtgtttgtagctgatagtcgaatattctccaaatgtagaactaactccgtaatctttcgcctcaatttataatataaagaagagaaggaaagcgtggtttaaaaaactaattttacaGATAACATTCTTTtaactaataattttttttgaagaaaaaaagaaaaactaaaaacaccGAAGTTGAAGTGCTTAgaactggtatataataacgggcttattctgtcacgtgtgtgtgtgtgtcagtcacgaaattcaaaaaggggggtgcgacgggtccaccggtgccagacaCCAATAGaagagggtgtgacgggtccaccggtgccagatacccataggaggggatgcgacgggtccactggcgtcgggttggtgcgccggcgccagatagctagaaaatgggctgcgacgggtcccacggcgtcgaattggtgcgccggctcCAGATAGGTATaacgtggggtgagacgggtcccgcggaatcgaaatggtatgcaataacttcgcgtgcatgtcgcaaaagatgaatggttaaagccgtttcatagccgtggccattgcgcgcgttgcttttcaccttcatgactcctccacgtatctatttctttcttagtTCGCCTCGaattggtagcatgccgttctcagaaagtggaaacgcgcatgaaaacgactgcttaaatagtagcaggatgtttatgtgatctgacgttgaaagttatctttatcagtagtaagatgtctttcacgttattttatgttaaaacatcattctgtgataactattgggggaaatcaggaggaatatccatgcttcgagtaatgctttcaaattgcatCTATATTAGTCTGGCATCAAAGGAGtatttgtagctgatggtagaatattctccaaatgtggaaTTGACGCATTTGgtaggaaaactccgtaatctttagccttaatttataatataaagaagagaaggaaagcgttgttaaaaaacaaatctaattttacagaaaacaccgctattattaactttcattgatcagtgaaggggagcgaagctaaaaccagcaaaagtctgaagtccggctttagccggacattcagactggttattaatatttataataataaaaacatgaagaaagattgttagagatacacaaaAGTTGggatttcacagaaaacggcactaatattatatttgttgATTAGTGAAGCGAGCGAAATAAACACTTACAGAAATGTCATGTAAGTCGTCTTTCACGACATTTTACCAAAGATCATTGTTTCATaactacatatttttataatctttaaattttctatatatatatagtaattttaattttttattatatatatactatatattacatatatgtactatatactatatatatacatatatatattatatgttacaattattgaagtttgaatgtctccaaatgtttttataaaaaaaaataaaaatttttttttttttttttataataaaggcgaaagtatatatatatatatatatatatatatatatatatatgcatcgAACATGTAGGTCAaagataatttatttatttattcgcatacacagatagtgcaccaaaaagaaaaaaaaacacatttgtctatgtcagaatagttaagaaaaagtcggcaaactcattgtcagTGGGGCCTGACGCAGTCCTTTTCGTGGCGGAAACGCATcaacatgtcgttctcctactccagaaagtgaagagTCCTCTCATGACATCTACTCCCCCAATCCAGAACGTTCAATATCGGTTTATTTATCTACATATCGCGATACGAACAACTTAGCCCAAGAAGGAGCACGTTGCGATATATAATGGGAAATCTTGGATTAAGAAGAACTAGGATGAACCGCCAACAAGTACTGCTTCACCATCAGGGATCAAAGATTTCATGTGTATCCTATTTGCACAGAAAACGATAGCACTTAACGACTCCTTCAAGACTGCATTTTTACTGCCGAATGTAAGGTACAAAGTAAGTGGTTATTTAAAGACCTTTTCTTTGGCTTCAATAGACTTTAATAATGTTTCAGTTGACTGTCTCAAACAATATATCAACAATATATTCAATAATTCACAATCGCAAAGAACATCCTGGTAAAGTGCACGTGTGGGAAGGGATTTCGTGCAGGGGAGCAACCCAAACTATTATCTTTCTTATCAAAACACGCATGAATAGCGTGTTCTACTCCGTCTAATAGAGCAACTTTATCTTCCTTTCAGTCCAGtcgttaattatttatttatctattcaaACACTCCAGTTTTCTTGAGAATTCACTCTTGGCCAGTAAGCCTTTATTTCAAGCACTATGCGGCTTATATACATGACACAATAAGCCGAGGAATGCATATGAATGTGACCCAAAATATCCTTTCGACAGAAGCGAGACAAAATAAAGGTTGCTCATTTCACATATAGAAAAGTGATTCATGTGGAAGAATCTCaagaaatttcacagaaagaaatgaatcacaATGCTTTCCTGGAAGGTTAATGAAATTCTGCAGATTGCAGAAAACTCCCGAGAGAGGGTGTGTATGGAATATTGAGCACAGTTGAAGACTGTATGCTGCTTTGACTCACAGAAGACGCAGTTTCTTAGTTTGCTATTGACCATAGGTGGCGAGCGGACTTTTTGCGTCCATAATTTGCGATCAGAATGACGACTCTTTTCTTGTAGCTTCTTTCTTAGTGATTTTTGGAGGCTGACGTACCCATCTTCTCTGAGACGTTGAGTCGCAGTCGGTGAAATTCTATTTAGGAGAGGACGCGGAGTAGTTCCGTGGGAGTAAGATTGTGCGAATTGCCAGTCTTGTCGTATACTTTGCTAAGCACGTGAGGTCGCAACTTATTGAGAAGTATGGCCCCAAGAGCTAGTTCTTTCGTGTCGTCCTCGTATGAGCAGAATTGGCGAGTCATCCTGTTATTGGAGTACATCCTGTTATTTCCTGTTGAGATTTCGGCCTTCATGGTCACACTGTGGTAGATTCGCTAGTTGGCTGAATAGTATATGGCGTGTTGTTACCTTGTCGTCATACCGAGTTTTCAGGATGTCGAGTGCAATATGGTAGCTGGAGGCGGTCAGTGTGAGTCCTTCAATGGAGTACAAGGCTCGTCCTTTTAGGCATGACTTCAAGAAAGAGAATTTGGTGGTGTAATCTAGCTCCGTCTTGTTCCCGATCAGCGTTGAAAACCGTGAAAAGAACTCCGAATATTCCAAGAGGTTACCATCGAAGGATGGGAGGTCCAGTCGGCTCAGGATAGATGCATCGACGAAATTCATTGTTGGAGTCGAGTTCGTCTGTGGTTGGCTCGGTCTTGTCCATTCTTGTTGCTTGCCGTTGGGGTGCGGTAGCTTAGGAGTATCGGCGTGCTTCTTTGGTGTTGGAAGGCGCCGTTTGACAAAGTCTGCATCGACTGTATTCATGAGTTCATCCACATTCTCAAGTACACTAACAgctctttgaattttcttcgtaTAGTCGCCGTACTTGTCCACATATTGTCTGAacacttcttcttccttcggaTCGCTTGCCTGTGCTCTTAACCAGTCCGTATGCAATTGCTCGATTTTGATATAGATCTGCAGCAGTTGATCTTGTGCGTTCGCGAGCTCTTCCCTGAAAGCGGTGATTTCTTCAGTCGTTAGGTGCGCTAGTGTCGCACCTTTTTCAGGTACGTTGTAGTCTCGGAGAATCTGCTCGATCGCATCGCATTGACGTATGAGTTGCTTCTTTCAAATTCCGATTTGGCGCCGAGTGTTTCCGCTGTCCATCATTGGAAGTGGGGCGGGCGTATTGTAGAGTGCGACGTCAGTGGAAGTTTGCCGTGGTCGTCATTTCTTGAGAATTCACTCTTGGCCCGTAAGCCTTTATTTCAAGCACTATGCGGCTTATATACACGACACAATAAGCCGAGGAGCTTggcgaccacggcaggattcgaacctgcaatcttctgctcctcCTTTGACACAGACTGTCGAGGTGATGATGTTTGGATTAGTGGACAGGAGATGGCCGAAGTATGTTCGCGTAGTGACTCCCCAGGCTTTCACAACAAATGAACTCGTCGgcgttgtaaaaaatagcACTGGATGTTCCAAATGTGCAGAATAGTGGCGCGTTGTCGTGGCATTAATTTTTGTGGCAAAAAGAGGATGTTCAGGTATAAGGCCATTTTGGTGACTGCTGAGATCCTTGGAGATCGAAGCAAACAAAGTCTTCTGGGTCAAGATATTCCTTGATGGCGATGTGTAGCTCCGGTACGATCAACAGGGTGCCATCATAAAGTTCCACGTGGTTGAAGGTGCCAATCTTCTTCCTGCTATCACATTTTGAGGATGGTTGAAAGGAGCATACGTGTGAAGGTACGTATGATGCGAAATCCTTTCCTTGAACAGGATTAAAAGCGAAAAGATTTTAACAATTATACGCTAACGTTCGGGGTtggccttcgtcagagccggAAATAAGAAATGCTATTCCATTCAGACATGGATATCCAAACCACCCAATGTAGCCACTCGATCAGCGGAACTGCGTGGTGCATGCCGCAAACACCCCATGAAGCTCAAACCGAACAGGACCGTTGCCCACGGCTAAGACTATTTTTGaccttttcattttccaaaaCTTCCTCATATTGCGTGATAGTTATAAAAGGATTTCATCATTTAAACCACGTACACAGCGGCTCTCATCACGCCCCAACGCCGACTTCGTCCGCTCCGACTCGATGCACCCtacggctgt
This window of the Necator americanus strain Aroian chromosome III, whole genome shotgun sequence genome carries:
- a CDS encoding hypothetical protein (NECATOR_CHRIII.G10281.T1), which codes for MCDQNDDIVLIHDKNLERGQWQVGQITSSSDDFQRSAEVRLPSRRLITRPINLLYKFEIENGKGHEGNQPNASLETPTPTEKGHPMMTRSKTILKNAATLFTFIAILAHCDTVNANTRCPSELTLQKTIIYATNCASQGVAVAKYKLDGSDKLCWLPISCPFGAIQIPTRGLRKQLIRQCDAIEQILRDYNVPEKGATLAHLTTEEITAFREELANAQDQLLQIYIKIEQLHTDWLRAQASDPKEEEVFRQYVDKYGDYTKKIQRAVSVLENVDELMNTVDADFVKRRLPTPKKHADTPKLPHPNGKQQEWTRPSQPQTNSTPTMNFVDASILSRLDLPSFDGNLLEYSEFFSRFSTLIGNKTELDYTTKFSFLKSCLKGRALYSIEGLTLTASSYHIALDILKTRYDDKVTTRHILFSQLANLPQCDHEGRNLNRK
- a CDS encoding hypothetical protein (NECATOR_CHRIII.G10281.T2), translated to MCDQNDDIVLIHDKNLERGQWQVGQITSSSDDFQRSAEVRLPSRRLITRPINLLYKFEIENGKGHEGNQPNASLETPTPTEKGHPMMTRSKTILKNAATLFTFIAILAHCDTVNANTRCPSELTLQKTIIYATNCASQGVAVAKYKLDGSDKLCWEELANAQDQLLQIYIKIEQLHTDWLRAQASDPKEEEVFRQYVDKYGDYTKKIQRAVSVLENVDELMNTVDADFVKRRLPTPKKHADTPKLPHPNGKQQEWTRPSQPQTNSTPTMNFVDASILSRLDLPSFDGNLLEYSEFFSRFSTLIGNKTELDYTTKFSFLKSCLKGRALYSIEGLTLTASSYHIALDILKTRYDDKAEISTGNNRMYSNNRMTRQFCSYEDDTKELALGAILLNKLRPHVLSKVYDKTGNSHNLTPTELLRVLS